The following are from one region of the Tachysurus fulvidraco isolate hzauxx_2018 chromosome 15, HZAU_PFXX_2.0, whole genome shotgun sequence genome:
- the LOC113637493 gene encoding aerolysin-like protein produces MSHLANGIEVGGQGGSPFDFNGIKTGSTLKTIQVWEGDYKIKAMKVWLTDDRSEQFGDPAGILKEFAFEDGEHFTSLSLWPNQDGTRLGAIKFKTSHSREFYARLTTRRLKPEVPVDVASGICMGIKGRSGADIDCLGFMFMKTIKSAHLTNVVYPTIHDVIPKVAVGEIKSMSYQNNSSVTQEYKIETNKKIIQKSSWSVKGNLGITFSLEVDAGIPCLAEGKSRYELTVGLEGTYASENSTEKLELFSFPVKVPAGNTVDVRVTLGQATVDLPFTGIMKITCHNGSVLECKTSGTYKGVAYSDGKVVVNESKK; encoded by the coding sequence ATGTCACACCTGGCAAATGGTATTGAAGTTGGTGGTCAGGGAGGAAGTCCCTTCGATTTTAATGGCATTAAAACTGGAAGCACGCTGAAAACGATCCAGGTTTGGGAAGGTGACTATAAGATAAAAGCCATGAAGGTGTGGCTTACTGATGACCGGTCCGAGCAGTTTGGTGATCCTGCTGGGATTCTGAAAGAGTTTGCATTTGAAGATGGAGAGCATTTCACCTCCCTTTCACTTTGGCCCAATCAAGATGGTACACGTCTGGGTGCAATCAAATTCAAGACAAGTCACTCCCGAGAGTTCTATGCAAGATTGACAACTCGTAGACTTAAACCAGAAGTTCCAGTTGATGTTGCTTCTGGGATCTGCATGGGGATCAAAGGACGTTCAGGGGCTGATATTGATTGCTTAGGCTTTATGTTCATGAAAACCATCAAGTCTGCTCATCTTACTAATGTTGTGTATCCCACCATTCATGATGTGATACCCAAAGTGGCTGTTGGAGAAATCAAATCCATGTCCTACCAGAACAACTCTTCTGTAACTCAAGAATACAAAATTGAGACcaacaaaaaaatcatccaaAAATCCTCCTGGTCTGTTAAGGGCAATCTGGGAATCACATTCAGCCTGGAAGTAGATGCAGGAATTCCATGTCTTGCAGAGGGGAAATCAAGATATGAATTAACTGTTGGACTTGAAGGTACATATGCTTCAGAGAACAGTACAGAGAAATTGGAGCTCTTCTCATTTCCTGTTAAAGTTCCTGCAGGTAATACCGTGGATGTGCGTGTCACACTTGGCCAGGCTACAGTTGATCTCCCATTCACTGGCATCATGAAGATTACCTGCCATAATGGCAGCGTGCTGGAGTGTAAAACCAGTGGAACCTACAAGGGTGTCGCTTACTCTGATGGAAAAGTGGTTGTGAATGAATCAAAGAAATAG